In Arcobacter sp. F155, one DNA window encodes the following:
- a CDS encoding hybrid sensor histidine kinase/response regulator: MPKPLILIVDDNQANIKILVEFLSKDYEVVVSMTGESALEIIDEEEIDLVLLDIFMPDMDGFEVCEKVYEKHDMYDIPIIFVTASSNDDDIERGFNLGAVDYVTKPFRKVEILSRVKTHILLKDYKNNLEEKVKEEIEKNRLKEKIMFHQSKLVSIGEMTNSIAHQWRQPLNSINSAVMGIDTCMMKNHIENEEINQKLEEIEIQTQYMSKTIEDFSNFLNPNKHKGNNDLREIVRKTLTIIHTKFSKNNINYEIIEKNKSIVSCIEGEIIQVLIVILNNAVDALKENEITNPQVTIEIDTNKIAITDNAGGIKKDNLDNVFLPYFTTKKADEGLGIGLHLAKAIIEESNNGKLSVENVDCGARFEIEFIR, translated from the coding sequence ATGCCTAAACCTTTAATTCTTATCGTAGATGATAACCAAGCAAATATAAAAATTCTTGTTGAATTCCTTTCAAAGGACTATGAAGTTGTTGTATCAATGACTGGTGAATCTGCCCTTGAAATAATCGATGAAGAAGAGATTGACCTTGTATTACTGGATATTTTCATGCCTGATATGGATGGGTTTGAGGTTTGTGAAAAAGTCTATGAAAAACATGATATGTATGATATTCCTATTATTTTTGTAACTGCTAGTAGTAATGATGATGATATAGAAAGAGGTTTTAACCTTGGAGCTGTGGATTATGTTACGAAACCTTTTAGAAAAGTTGAAATCCTATCAAGGGTAAAAACTCATATTCTTTTAAAGGACTACAAAAACAACCTAGAAGAAAAAGTAAAAGAAGAGATTGAAAAAAATAGACTAAAAGAAAAAATCATGTTTCATCAATCAAAACTTGTAAGTATTGGTGAGATGACAAACAGTATTGCCCATCAATGGAGACAGCCTCTAAACTCTATTAACTCAGCTGTTATGGGTATTGATACTTGTATGATGAAAAATCACATTGAAAATGAAGAGATAAATCAAAAACTAGAAGAGATAGAAATTCAAACTCAATATATGTCTAAAACTATTGAAGACTTTAGCAATTTTTTAAATCCAAACAAACATAAAGGTAATAATGATTTAAGAGAGATCGTTAGAAAAACCCTTACAATTATTCATACAAAATTCTCAAAAAACAACATTAACTACGAAATAATAGAAAAAAACAAATCTATAGTCTCTTGTATTGAAGGCGAGATTATTCAAGTATTAATCGTAATCCTTAACAACGCTGTAGATGCACTAAAAGAGAATGAAATAACTAATCCACAAGTTACTATTGAAATAGATACAAATAAAATAGCTATCACAGATAATGCAGGCGGAATAAAAAAAGACAATCTAGATAATGTATTCCTTCCATACTTCACAACTAAAAAAGCTGATGAAGGTCTTGGGATTGGACTTCATTTAGCAAAAGCTATTATCGAAGAATCAAACAATGGAAAACTTTCAGTAGAAAATGTAGATTGTGGGGCTAGATTTGAGATTGAATTTATTAGATAA
- a CDS encoding PAS domain-containing protein gives MKKLLYLLLPLLTQLLLANTKLTKEETSFLVNHKEIKVCIDPNWMPLEMNQNGKHIGMTADYLKLLEKTLDIKFTMVPTKTWVESLTLGKEKKCDIFSLVMPTKERREFLNFTKSYLEIPLVLATKDNEIFIDDITKVNKSMGIVKGYAYAEILKNKYPDLNLVYVKNIDEGLKKVDQNELFGFVGTLSTVGYHIQKEYVGNLKIVGKFDQKWNLGIGVRKDYPILVSILNKAIDDIRYEEHQTILNKWLSIKYEKISYKYLFEIVLIFFVILTIILFVNRKLSNEVQKRKRVESHLSRVIQGAKLGTWTWYMNADKNIINERWAEIIGYTKAELKNKNHLSFILEEDKPLVDKAIQAHINGQKSYEACFRMRAKDGSIKWILSNGSIVKKDKKGNPEIMAGIHQDITENKKLELELKNQNEFIVQQSRQAAMGEMLENIAHQWRQPLSIITTSASGVKIKSELSDLSQEQLFEFMDQIMKSSMYLSQTIEDFRNFFKSDKEVTVVNTDNLIEKSLQFLKSKINHREIEVVKEIQINELCVYENELIQALINIFSNAIDALEKVENRRYIFITVKESTNNYIIKIKDSALGIDSKIIQRIFDPYFTTKHQSQGTGIGLYMTKEIIEKHFLGKIEVTNEDFNYQETQYKGACFKIKIPKNG, from the coding sequence TTGAAAAAATTATTATATTTACTTCTTCCTCTACTTACTCAACTTCTTTTAGCAAATACCAAACTTACTAAAGAAGAGACCTCTTTTTTAGTAAATCATAAAGAAATAAAAGTTTGTATTGACCCTAACTGGATGCCTTTAGAAATGAATCAAAATGGCAAACATATAGGTATGACAGCTGATTATTTAAAACTTTTAGAAAAAACTTTAGATATTAAGTTTACAATGGTTCCTACAAAAACATGGGTAGAGTCCCTTACTCTTGGAAAAGAAAAAAAGTGTGATATCTTTTCTTTAGTTATGCCAACTAAAGAGAGAAGAGAATTTTTAAACTTTACAAAATCTTATCTTGAAATTCCCCTTGTTCTTGCAACAAAAGATAATGAAATCTTTATTGATGATATTACAAAAGTAAATAAATCCATGGGTATAGTAAAAGGTTATGCTTATGCAGAAATCTTAAAAAACAAATATCCTGATTTAAATCTAGTTTATGTAAAAAATATTGATGAAGGGCTAAAAAAAGTAGACCAAAATGAATTATTTGGTTTTGTTGGCACTTTGTCAACTGTTGGTTATCATATTCAAAAAGAGTATGTTGGAAATCTAAAAATAGTTGGTAAATTTGACCAAAAGTGGAACTTAGGAATAGGAGTAAGAAAAGATTACCCTATTTTAGTATCAATTTTAAATAAAGCTATTGATGATATTAGATATGAAGAACACCAAACTATTTTAAATAAATGGTTATCAATTAAATATGAAAAGATAAGCTATAAATATCTATTTGAAATAGTTTTAATCTTTTTTGTAATTTTAACAATCATTTTATTTGTAAATAGAAAATTATCAAATGAAGTTCAAAAAAGAAAAAGAGTTGAAAGTCATTTAAGTCGTGTTATTCAAGGTGCAAAACTAGGTACTTGGACTTGGTATATGAATGCAGATAAAAACATAATAAATGAAAGATGGGCTGAAATAATCGGCTACACAAAAGCTGAGTTAAAAAATAAAAATCATTTATCTTTTATACTTGAAGAGGACAAACCTTTAGTTGATAAAGCAATTCAAGCTCATATTAATGGACAAAAGTCTTATGAGGCTTGCTTTAGAATGAGAGCAAAAGACGGCTCAATAAAGTGGATTTTATCAAATGGAAGTATTGTTAAAAAAGATAAAAAAGGCAATCCAGAGATAATGGCTGGAATTCATCAAGACATAACAGAGAATAAAAAACTTGAACTTGAACTAAAAAACCAAAATGAGTTTATAGTTCAACAATCAAGACAAGCTGCTATGGGTGAGATGCTAGAGAATATTGCCCACCAATGGAGACAACCTCTTTCTATTATAACTACTTCAGCAAGTGGAGTTAAGATTAAAAGTGAGCTTTCTGACCTTAGCCAAGAACAACTATTTGAATTCATGGATCAAATTATGAAAAGTAGTATGTACTTATCACAAACAATTGAAGACTTTAGAAACTTTTTCAAATCAGATAAAGAAGTAACAGTTGTAAATACAGATAATCTAATAGAAAAGTCACTACAGTTCTTAAAATCAAAAATCAATCATAGAGAGATTGAAGTGGTTAAAGAGATTCAAATAAATGAACTTTGTGTCTATGAAAATGAGCTTATTCAAGCATTGATAAATATCTTTAGCAATGCAATAGATGCCCTAGAAAAAGTAGAAAACAGAAGATACATATTTATAACCGTAAAAGAGTCTACAAACAACTATATAATTAAGATAAAAGATAGTGCTTTAGGTATAGATTCAAAAATCATACAAAGAATTTTTGATCCATACTTCACTACAAAACATCAAAGTCAAGGTACTGGGATTGGACTATATATGACTAAGGAAATTATTGAAAAGCATTTTTTAGGTAAAATAGAAGTTACAAATGAAGATTTTAACTATCAAGAAACTCAATACAAAGGAGCTTGTTTTAAAATCAAAATTCCTAAAAATGGTTAG
- a CDS encoding PAS domain-containing protein → MKQTKAVLLTVFVVTLGFLLQIYYINFSISNQIKIFENNILKEARMSFSSFLTMKMWNTTNNGVYVKEYESYTRISPIDMTKQIFDLSNRSNIQSYKITSLNPNNEDNKPNYFERRVLKEFEKKNISEVFEFNKNRNKLNYMAALTVTRACMECHTSQSYEIGDIRGGIRVTLDTSDYKEFYVNANKKRDYYMLFSFCISLGVFLVLIYFVNNIYKKHRTIMKISNKNRVLSQRYEYAINGSNDGLWDWNLRTNEVYFSKIWKGMLGYKDEELPSSLESWEKLVHPEDFEKATNDIKANHRGETTHYENVHRLRHKDGHWVWILDRGKTIFDEKGKAIRMVGFHTDVTKQKELEVNLLRSEKNLLKAEKMSNLGHFRYDFKENVLTLSNNIKAVFGLDDETKITLEDLIKNFTHEEDRESVVKRFFLGKHKGRGYRTEYRIIRQSDKEIRHVNCNIEFKKNKNKEVDLVIGTIQDVTEFALIQNELSILRQAVEQAPISFVITNTKGEVEYVNSHFTKVSGYSFSEITGKNIDVLQADTMSEEEYNNLWETISSGKTWSGIFKNISKNKKEFWERAIIFPIFSKKDKKIINYMAIKQEITKEVRLQEELKDKEELMIAQSRHAAMGEMISMIAHQWRQPISVVAMSANNILMDVDLDMLDKEALKENAQDIISQTQYLSQTIEDFRNFFKPNKQKESFYIKDVFKDAFSVMGKTLENNNIEVNQEFTSNRKVNSFEKEFLQVVINILKNAKEVLVQREIEHKKIDVYEYLDGENIIIQVLDNAGGISEEIKDKIFEPYFTTKDELEGTGLGLYMSKTIVEKHLEGKIKAYNKDDGACFEIVLRGESV, encoded by the coding sequence ATGAAACAAACGAAAGCTGTCTTACTTACTGTCTTTGTTGTAACCCTTGGATTTCTATTACAAATTTACTATATAAATTTTTCTATTTCTAATCAAATTAAAATCTTTGAGAACAATATCTTAAAAGAAGCAAGAATGAGTTTTAGCAGTTTTCTTACTATGAAGATGTGGAACACTACAAATAATGGGGTTTATGTAAAAGAGTATGAAAGTTATACAAGAATTAGTCCTATTGATATGACAAAACAGATTTTTGACCTTTCTAATAGAAGTAATATCCAAAGCTATAAAATCACAAGTTTAAATCCTAACAATGAAGATAATAAACCTAACTATTTTGAAAGAAGAGTTTTAAAAGAGTTTGAGAAAAAAAATATTTCAGAAGTTTTTGAGTTTAATAAAAATAGAAACAAACTAAACTATATGGCGGCATTAACTGTAACGAGAGCTTGTATGGAGTGCCATACTTCACAAAGCTATGAAATAGGAGATATAAGAGGTGGAATTAGAGTTACTTTAGATACAAGTGATTATAAAGAGTTTTATGTAAATGCAAATAAAAAAAGAGACTACTACATGCTATTTAGTTTTTGTATCTCTCTTGGAGTATTTTTAGTATTAATTTATTTTGTAAATAATATTTATAAAAAACATAGAACTATAATGAAAATTTCAAATAAGAATAGAGTTTTATCTCAAAGATATGAGTATGCAATAAATGGTTCAAATGACGGTTTATGGGATTGGAATTTGCGTACAAATGAAGTTTATTTTTCAAAAATATGGAAAGGTATGCTTGGTTATAAAGATGAAGAGCTTCCTAGTTCTTTAGAGTCATGGGAGAAATTGGTTCATCCTGAAGATTTTGAAAAAGCTACAAATGATATAAAAGCAAATCATAGAGGAGAAACAACCCACTATGAAAATGTACATAGACTAAGACACAAAGATGGACATTGGGTTTGGATTTTAGATAGAGGGAAAACTATCTTTGATGAAAAGGGTAAAGCTATTAGAATGGTTGGTTTCCATACTGATGTAACAAAACAAAAGGAACTTGAAGTTAACCTATTGAGAAGTGAAAAAAATCTTTTAAAAGCAGAAAAGATGTCAAATCTTGGACACTTTAGGTATGACTTTAAAGAGAATGTTTTAACTTTATCAAATAATATAAAAGCAGTATTTGGCTTAGATGATGAAACAAAAATCACTTTAGAAGATTTAATAAAAAACTTTACCCATGAAGAAGATAGAGAAAGTGTTGTAAAAAGGTTTTTTCTAGGGAAACATAAAGGTAGAGGTTATAGAACTGAATATAGAATAATAAGACAGTCTGATAAAGAGATAAGACATGTAAACTGCAATATTGAGTTTAAAAAAAATAAAAATAAAGAAGTAGATTTAGTTATTGGAACTATTCAAGATGTTACTGAGTTTGCATTAATTCAAAATGAACTTTCTATCTTAAGGCAAGCAGTAGAACAAGCACCTATTTCTTTTGTGATTACAAATACAAAAGGTGAGGTTGAATATGTTAATTCTCACTTTACAAAAGTAAGTGGATATAGCTTTTCTGAAATTACAGGGAAAAATATAGATGTTTTACAAGCTGATACTATGAGTGAAGAAGAGTACAATAATCTTTGGGAAACAATCTCTTCAGGTAAAACTTGGAGCGGAATTTTTAAGAATATCAGTAAAAATAAAAAAGAGTTTTGGGAAAGAGCTATCATTTTCCCTATTTTTTCTAAAAAAGATAAAAAAATTATAAACTATATGGCAATCAAGCAAGAGATAACAAAAGAGGTAAGACTACAAGAAGAGTTGAAAGATAAAGAAGAGTTAATGATTGCTCAATCAAGACATGCTGCAATGGGAGAGATGATAAGTATGATTGCTCACCAATGGAGGCAACCTATTTCAGTAGTAGCAATGAGTGCTAATAATATCTTAATGGATGTTGACCTTGATATGCTAGATAAAGAAGCACTAAAAGAAAATGCTCAAGACATAATATCTCAAACACAATATTTATCTCAAACAATTGAAGACTTTAGAAACTTCTTTAAACCTAATAAACAAAAAGAGAGTTTTTATATAAAAGATGTATTTAAAGATGCCTTTTCTGTTATGGGAAAAACTTTAGAGAATAATAATATTGAAGTGAATCAAGAGTTTACTTCAAATAGAAAAGTTAATAGTTTTGAAAAAGAGTTTTTACAAGTAGTTATAAATATTTTAAAAAATGCAAAAGAAGTTTTAGTTCAAAGAGAAATAGAACACAAAAAAATAGATGTTTATGAATATTTAGATGGTGAGAACATTATTATTCAAGTTTTGGATAATGCAGGTGGTATTTCTGAAGAGATTAAAGATAAAATTTTTGAGCCATATTTTACTACTAAAGATGAATTAGAAGGAACTGGCTTAGGTCTTTATATGTCAAAGACAATTGTAGAAAAACATTTAGAAGGTAAAATCAAAGCATACAACAAAGATGATGGTGCTTGTTTTGAAATAGTACTAAGGGGTGAAAGTGTCTGA
- a CDS encoding response regulator has product MSELIKLKNKASEYSVLVVEDSKHIQKQMKNFVGKLFKEVYIADNGLIGLEVFKKNLPDLVLTDLTMPQMDGHEFIEKLLEFSPKTKIIIISAHAYEENIMKFKKLGINEFIQKPVNYDTLISSLLTSIEKIESSEEESEDDLYKDLYELKLNNNQLELINHYRGVPFIHNASIVNIEKDKIRVKAEKIQVKAIKYEKKTTIHFEDKIVNAKFDSYDEVSNTLCLKDLHEVDTSAKDRKTVRVDPDELFTASIFANSERYNYKVESLASNAISFRAKNITNKLRSGDKVDIVIGFKTEHEASFDNKIVHKERIAIKALVYKVEKLDNDYSKIIFIYELSFGDRKILEHYISQRQLELVKEFKELRF; this is encoded by the coding sequence GTGTCTGAATTAATAAAGTTAAAAAATAAAGCTAGTGAATATAGTGTTTTAGTTGTTGAAGATAGTAAACATATTCAAAAGCAGATGAAAAACTTTGTGGGTAAACTTTTTAAAGAGGTTTATATCGCTGATAATGGGCTAATTGGTTTAGAGGTTTTTAAAAAGAATTTACCTGATTTAGTTTTGACTGATTTAACAATGCCTCAAATGGATGGACATGAGTTTATTGAAAAACTATTGGAATTTAGTCCAAAGACAAAGATAATAATTATCTCTGCCCATGCATATGAAGAAAATATTATGAAGTTTAAAAAGCTTGGAATAAATGAGTTTATTCAAAAGCCTGTGAACTATGATACTTTGATTTCATCACTGTTAACTTCAATTGAAAAAATTGAGAGTAGTGAAGAAGAGAGTGAAGATGATTTATATAAAGATTTATATGAGTTAAAGTTAAATAATAATCAACTTGAGTTGATAAACCATTACAGGGGAGTTCCTTTTATTCATAATGCTTCTATTGTAAATATCGAAAAAGATAAAATACGAGTAAAAGCTGAAAAGATACAAGTAAAAGCAATCAAATATGAAAAAAAGACAACTATTCATTTTGAAGATAAAATTGTAAATGCAAAGTTTGATAGCTATGATGAGGTTAGTAATACTCTTTGTTTAAAAGATTTACATGAAGTAGATACAAGTGCTAAAGATAGAAAAACAGTTAGGGTTGACCCTGATGAACTTTTTACAGCTTCTATTTTTGCAAATAGTGAAAGATATAACTACAAAGTAGAATCTCTTGCTTCAAACGCAATCTCTTTTAGGGCAAAAAATATAACAAATAAGTTGCGTTCAGGTGATAAGGTAGATATTGTAATAGGTTTTAAAACAGAACATGAAGCTTCTTTTGATAATAAAATAGTCCATAAAGAAAGAATTGCCATAAAAGCTTTAGTTTATAAGGTAGAAAAACTTGATAATGACTACAGTAAAATAATCTTTATTTATGAGTTGTCATTTGGAGATAGGAAAATTCTAGAGCATTATATTTCTCAAAGACAATTAGAGTTAGTCAAAGAGTTTAAAGAGTTAAGGTTTTAA
- a CDS encoding response regulator transcription factor encodes MENYTNNKKSFKIIKEHLNILYIEDEKNIRIKLKEALELIVSSVYDCENTEQAKHILNNKRIDIIISDINLKDENALEFIKNIRKNYVTIPIILLSAYTEKNYLLEATKLKLVDYLVKPIDFKILNNAIENAAQELIDYGNYIVDFENNTSYNVLHKKLLSKDSNKELTLTAKEIELLEYLISNSNRVLSHDEIKNKLWIDAYEITDSALKNLINKLRKKVGKESIKNISGVGFKIELS; translated from the coding sequence ATGGAAAATTACACAAATAATAAAAAAAGTTTTAAAATTATAAAAGAACATCTAAATATTCTATATATTGAAGATGAAAAAAATATAAGGATCAAGCTAAAGGAAGCTCTAGAGCTTATAGTATCGAGTGTTTATGATTGTGAAAATACTGAACAAGCAAAACATATTTTAAATAATAAACGAATCGACATAATAATCTCTGATATTAATTTAAAAGATGAAAATGCACTTGAGTTCATAAAAAATATAAGGAAAAATTATGTAACTATTCCAATAATTTTACTATCTGCCTACACAGAAAAAAATTATTTATTGGAAGCAACAAAATTAAAACTTGTAGATTATTTAGTAAAACCTATTGATTTTAAAATACTAAATAATGCGATAGAAAATGCGGCCCAAGAGCTAATTGACTATGGAAATTATATTGTTGATTTTGAGAATAATACCTCTTATAATGTTCTTCATAAGAAGTTATTATCTAAAGATAGCAATAAAGAGTTAACATTAACAGCAAAAGAGATAGAACTACTTGAGTATCTTATTTCAAACAGTAATAGAGTACTTTCACATGATGAAATAAAAAATAAGTTATGGATTGATGCATATGAAATTACAGACTCGGCACTTAAAAACTTAATAAATAAATTAAGAAAAAAAGTAGGAAAAGAATCAATCAAAAATATTTCAGGTGTTGGTTTTAAAATAGAGTTATCTTAA
- a CDS encoding TolC family protein: MKSNNNIKVILLSLFLYQSVTSLFATSLKDSVEKVLSTNPNVMAERKNQEAYRMYVDERRGSYLPTLDIESYYQSGREREKRDEDPIPDTDGEWTKQNGYNAAIVLRQLIYDGGLTPSQVAQTKYQDLANKHRSFYAIENTILETVKSYTGLVQSDEVLKLTESMIKINEENLAIAKEQESISGEVLETYQVSSKLHFIRDRYIDEEDKRDTTLATYFKLVGENPKGKTCRPTIDETKIPSNLDDAIKKAVISNYKILEQIEKIKMQREKIAQANSAFLPKIDLELKASIDEDLELPENGQTDERYVRLNLNWNLFNGNKDSITSAQEKVFLSEQKKTLDDITQEIVAEIKSLFGKHDKYKRRVTELKQYVKANVNIVDVYRSEFQAGTRTFVDILDAERELYESTKTLIEVEYALINNYYDLMFNLSNLTDSVVNSKNQDCANIAPRIIDFKPKKRDNNIEAELEGLISDTDSELIRKELNLDLKKELELDGKTNDILNKNEDSSSKKTLSSFELLNKQYSDNIS, translated from the coding sequence ATGAAATCTAATAATAACATAAAAGTAATTCTTTTGAGTTTGTTTTTATATCAATCTGTGACATCACTTTTTGCTACTAGTTTAAAAGATAGTGTTGAGAAAGTATTAAGTACAAATCCAAATGTAATGGCAGAAAGAAAAAATCAAGAAGCCTATAGAATGTATGTAGATGAGAGAAGAGGAAGTTATTTACCTACATTAGATATAGAGTCTTACTATCAAAGTGGAAGAGAAAGAGAAAAAAGAGATGAGGATCCAATCCCTGATACTGATGGAGAGTGGACTAAACAAAATGGATACAATGCTGCAATTGTTTTAAGACAGCTTATTTATGATGGTGGATTAACTCCTTCTCAGGTTGCACAAACAAAATACCAAGATTTAGCAAATAAACATAGAAGTTTTTATGCTATAGAAAATACAATTTTAGAAACAGTAAAATCTTACACTGGCCTTGTTCAATCAGATGAAGTATTGAAATTAACTGAGTCTATGATAAAAATTAATGAAGAGAACTTAGCTATTGCAAAAGAACAAGAGAGTATTAGTGGAGAGGTTTTAGAAACATATCAAGTTTCATCAAAACTGCACTTTATAAGAGATAGATATATTGATGAAGAAGATAAAAGAGATACAACATTAGCTACATATTTCAAATTAGTAGGTGAAAATCCTAAAGGTAAAACATGTAGACCTACAATTGATGAAACAAAAATCCCTAGTAATTTAGATGATGCTATAAAAAAAGCAGTTATTAGTAACTATAAAATATTAGAACAAATAGAAAAAATAAAAATGCAAAGAGAAAAAATTGCTCAAGCAAACTCAGCATTTTTGCCAAAAATAGATTTAGAACTAAAAGCTTCAATTGATGAAGATTTAGAATTACCAGAAAATGGTCAAACAGATGAAAGGTATGTTAGATTAAATTTAAACTGGAACTTATTTAATGGAAATAAAGACAGTATCACTTCTGCTCAAGAAAAAGTTTTTTTATCAGAGCAAAAGAAAACATTAGATGATATTACTCAAGAGATTGTAGCTGAAATAAAATCTTTATTTGGGAAACATGATAAATATAAAAGAAGAGTAACTGAGTTAAAACAATATGTAAAAGCAAATGTAAATATTGTAGATGTTTATAGAAGTGAGTTTCAAGCAGGAACAAGAACTTTTGTTGATATCTTAGATGCAGAAAGAGAACTTTATGAGTCAACTAAAACATTAATTGAAGTAGAGTATGCTTTAATAAATAACTATTATGATTTAATGTTTAATTTATCAAACCTTACTGACTCTGTTGTGAATTCTAAAAATCAGGATTGTGCAAACATCGCTCCAAGAATTATTGATTTTAAACCTAAAAAGAGAGATAACAACATCGAGGCTGAACTTGAAGGTTTAATTAGCGATACAGATAGTGAGTTAATTAGAAAAGAGTTAAATCTTGATTTAAAAAAAGAGCTAGAACTAGATGGAAAAACTAATGATATTCTAAATAAAAATGAGGATTCTTCAAGTAAAAAGACTCTATCTTCTTTTGAATTGTTAAATAAGCAATATAGTGATAATATTAGTTAA